The sequence ACATGAGGTGATGGTGCTGCCGCGGCGTCAGTAGGTGGTTTTTTTGTTATGCTTATACTCGTGCTTCTTTCTCGAGTGGTTTTCATTGGCTCGACACTGCTGACAAAAGAACTTAAGTTATCTTGAAATTCAGTCACAGTGGCTTTTAACTTTTTAAATTCTAATAAGCTTGTTCTTATACTGGTGTCTTCTGCTTTTAGCATTTCTTTATTCGTATTCAAATTATAGCCTTTATCTTCATAACCATTCTCAATTTCTTTTGCGGCTTTTGCCATGGCTTTATCAGCACAATCTTCTTGATAGCGGGACTTTGTCACCAGGGTCTTATATTTTATGGCAGTACTATCTTTTTCGCCTACAAATTTTGTTGCACTTTCCATTATTTTTTCACGCTGTTGATCGACCTCTCTAAGATTACTAGCAGTCTCCTTGCGTGACTCTTTTTGAGTTTTTTCGTAATTTGCGATTTTGGCATCCGAGGCTTCTTCCATCGTTTTTGCTTCCTTTACCTCCCGTTTAGTTATTGCATTGACCTCTCTAAAAGACGTGCCGCTTAACCCGCTACCTTTTTTAGCTATTTCACGTTCTTCTTGAGTGTCTAATTTTTCCATAATGATACTAACTTCAGCCCTAACATCCTTTCTTGTATTTTGTGTATTATCTTCAGTTAATTTTGTAATTCTAGTATTTCGTTCATCATTAATGGCGAGATCGGTGCGTTGAATTAATTCTGTTTGAGTATCCTGATGTTTTTCTTGCCCTTTAATTGCACTATCATAAAGTTGTGCTTCGGAAAATAACTTAGCTGATCGGTGGTAATCATCCGCAGCGCGAGCATAAGTTTCTTGTTGGACTCTATGATATTCTACTTTAAGATACACTTCAGGTTTATTTCCATCAAATGTTTTTACTTGATTTGCAATTCCAGCTATTCCCGCTTTGTATGAGGCATAATTCGAGAAAGATTTTTCCCTAGCATTGAATGCAGGCTCTATTCTATCAATTTCTCGCGAGCAGAGATTAGCTTCGCTCGTTAAAAACTTTATCAATATTGCACGATCTTCAGGGTTAATGCTGGTGGGGGTATTTTTTGATGGTTCGCTTTTTAAAGTCTGCTCACCTCTGGCTGTATACATCCCGGTTGTGGGATTTAAAGTATTACCTATCGATTCTAAAAGAGCCATATGTTCGATGAGATTAGCGGCTGTAGCATCCAGATCTTTGCCATATAATTGTGATCGGTTTTCTGCGAGACTGACCAATTTGTGCAATTGGTCAGATAATGGATTTTTTGATGAAAATCCTCGCTTGCTACCATAAATCTCTGTCTTCTTAACCGCATTGATTAATTCTTGACGCGATTCTAGCACCTCAGGTAAAGCTTTACCCGCCTTGAGTGTCTCCGGAAACGCAACAGTATTGGCTCTAACACGCATACCATTCACCTCATATCTTTGATTATAGTATATTTTCACTCTTGATGTTGTTGTAGTTCCCCCTGGGATTAGTGTTGATTTGTGGTAAACTGGCCTTTTTGTTTGAGTAGCTAACGAATGCAAAAAATCACATTATTGGGCGCAACTGGATCTATAGGAAAAAGCACCTTAGATATCATCGCTAACCATATTGATAAATATCAACTTTTTGCCGTTTGTGCGAATTCAGATGTTGAAGGGCTATTCAAAATATGCCTTGATTGGGAGCCCAGCTTTGCCGTAATGGCAGATAGTGCAGCTGCTGAACAATTGCACAGTAAAGTTCGTGCTGCTGGTCTTCCTACAGAAGTGCTTGGGGGCGAAGAAGGGCTGGTACGGGTCAGTGAGCATCCTGGGGTAGATTGTGTTGTGGCCGCAGTTGTCGGCGCTGCGGGATTGGTACCTACCATTGCAGCCGCACGAGCCGGTAAACGGCTCTGTTTGGCGAATAAAGAAACGCTCGTGATGGCAGGGCAATTGTTTATGCAAGCGGTGGAAGAGGGGAACGCTACCTTAATTCCTGTGGATAGTGAGCACAGTGCCTTGTTTCAGTCTATGCCGCCTGGATATCGTACAGGAACCACTCCTCAAGGCGTTGAAAAATTGATTTTGACTGCTTCTGGTGGTCCGTTTAGAGAATATTCAGTCGATCAACTCCAACAAGTTACGCCAGCCCAAGCCATTGCTCATCCGAATTGGAATATGGGGCCTAAGATTTCCGTGGATTCAGCCACGATGATGAATAAAGGATTGGAAATTATTGAAGCTCATTGGTTGTTTCACATGCCTTGTTCAAAAATTGATGTGTTAATTCATCCTCAAAGTATCATTCATTCCCTGGTGGAATATGCGGACGGTTCACAAGTAAGTCAATTGGGTATGCCTGATATGCGAACACCCATAGCGTGTGCACTAAGTTGGCCAGAAAGAATTACCACGAATGTTAAAAAACTGGATTTGAGCAAAATAGGGCAACTCACATTTTCTACCCCTGATTTGCAGCTATTTCCGTGTTTACGATTTGCTTTTGAAGCGATTAAAAAGGGCGGGGCGGCGCCTGCAATTTTAAATGCCGCAAACGAAGTTGCAGTGTCCACATTTTTAGAAGGCAATATACCATTTCTCGCGATTCCAAAACTAATCGAGGATGCATTGACCGTTCTGCCATCATCCGCTTCGATTAGCAGTGTCCCTGATTTGCTGATGATCGATCGTCTTACTCGTGATCATGTTAGACGGAAAATTTCTAATTTTGAATCGGCCAAAACCCTCATTTAATTAGAAATTAGTATCGATTTTTAAAAACCTCTAACAACTCAAGACGCGACGCTGAAAACAAGATGTGCTATGGTCAATACGCGACACGATGTCGATTTAGATTAATCAACTTGGAGTTTAATGCCATGGAAAAGAAACACGAACCGTTAGCGCCAGTGCCGATTTATCTCGCGCGGTTAGCTCGAGGAATCCTGAGTGGCTTAGTTGCGATAGCTATTGCGCTGTATGTCGGCATGTTGGGTTATCATGTTTTTGAAAAAATGACTTGGATAGACGCCTTCACCAACGCATCGATGATTCTCTCTGGTATGGGTCCATTAGGCCAGTTAAATTACGAAGCAGGCAAAATTTTCGCAGGCTGTTACGCGCTGTTCAGCGGTTTAGCCTTTATCTTAATCATGGGTTTAATTTTTGGCCCGATTCTCCACCGATTTTTTCACAAGTTTCATCTGGATACTTAAAAGTATAACTGCCAGTGCCCCTTGATTTGCTGCTTGCTGATCGTCTTACTAGAGATATTGTTAGACGTCAGATTCATAATTTTGAATCTACCATGATCTTTGTTTGATTAGAAATTAATATTGTTTTGCGACAGCCAAGACGCGAGGCCCTCGTTCTCGTTCGTCGCAAGACGTGACGCATTCACCATCGAGAAGGGGAGCAATTGACCCTCACAGTGCATCGTGTATACTGCTGCAGCGGGATCAAGAGAGTTTCGCAATTGATACTGGAATAAAGAAAAGGTAAAGGAAAATGAAGCTAACCTCCAAGCATTTGATGAAAACACTTTTAGCCGCAGCGCTGTGTTCCTCGTCGGCATCAGTTTCGGCATTCACGGTTAACCATATTCGGTTTGAAGGGTTACAGCGTGTTCGGCCTGAAACAGTTCGGAATTATCTCACAATCAAAGAAGGCAAAGAGGTTGATCCGCGAGATACTCGTAAGCTTGTTGAAGATCTTTACAAGACGGGATTTTTTGAAGATATTAGTTTAGCGCGCAGTAACACAACATTGATAATTCGCGTTGTAGAGCGGTCTGTGATTAGTCGCTTGAATATCACCGGAAATCATGAAATCAAAACAGAAGATTTGATGAAGGTGCTCAAAGAAAATGGCATCGGTGAAGGACGCACATACGATAAATCAGTTTTCACCAACATCCAACACTCGTTGGAAGGTCAATATTTTAATTTGGGTCGTTATAATGCCAAAGTGCATACAAAAATCACGCGCCTACAGGATAATCGTGTCGATATTAACATTTCTATTTTTGAAGGCCAAGTTTCAAAAATTAAAGACATTCGAGTTGTGGGAAATCAAACTTTTTCAAGCAAATCGTTGCTAAAAGATTTTCAATTATCTACAACCTCATTATTTTCTTTTATTTCACACAACGATCGTTATGCTGCAGATAAATTAGCAGCCGATTTAGAAAGTCTTCGATCCTATTATATGGATAGAGGGTATTTAGAATTTCAAATTACCTCAACGCAAGTTACGATTACACCCGACAAACGTGATGTGTTTATCACCATCAATGTTAAAGAAGGCAAGCCTTTTATTTTAAAGACATATTCTATTTCAACAAAGTTAACGAGTGAAATTCCACAGTTACGTCAATTAATCAAAATGGATGTAGGCAAGCCATTTTCTCGAAAAGAATTAATAGACTCTCAAAAAAGAATTGTAGATTATTTTGCTGATAAAGGTTTTGCCTTTGCAAAAGTGAATATTCAGCCTGATGTTAATGAAAAAACGCACGAAGTTTCTGTTAATCTTGATATTGTTCCTGGACAACGCGTCTATGTTCGAAATGTGACTTTTGACGGTAATACCAGTACCAAAGATGAAGTGATTCGTCGAGAATTACGTCAATTTGAGAGTAGTCTTTATTCACAAGCGAATGTGAAAGAAGGTAAGCGCCGATTAGCGAATTTGGGTTATCTCGAAAAAGTGGATGTTGATACAAAACCAGTTCCAGGCTCATCCAATTTAGTGGATGTGAGTTATAAAGTGACTGAAGCGCCTGCTGCTTCTGCAAATGCGCAAATAGGTTATTCTGATGCGGTGGGTTTTGTATACGGTGCGAATATTAAGCATAAAAATTTCATGGGAACAGGCAATAGTGTGATGTTAGGTTTTGAGAAAAATGATGCTTCTCAAAATTATAGTTTTGATATTTATAAACCGTATTTGACGATTTCGGGAATAGGTGCTGGATTTACAGCGTATTATCAAAAAACGACGCCTGGGCATGTGGGTATTAGTAACTATCGCATGGATAGTTACGGCGGATCCGTTAATTTCAGTGTACCAATTTCTGAATATAATCATTTCTCATTTGGCTTGGGTTATAGCAATATTGATTTAATGGTTGATCATGGAAAATGTAAAGAAAATCAGACGGTCTACGAAAAATTTGTTCATGAAAAAGGTAATATTTTTGACCAATTTACGTTGAGTATGGGTTGGAGCCATAGTTCGTATGATAGGGCTATTTTCCCAACAGAAGGTTTCAGACATTCTCTGAAATTGAATTTGGGTGTGC is a genomic window of Gammaproteobacteria bacterium containing:
- a CDS encoding 1-deoxy-D-xylulose-5-phosphate reductoisomerase; its protein translation is MQKITLLGATGSIGKSTLDIIANHIDKYQLFAVCANSDVEGLFKICLDWEPSFAVMADSAAAEQLHSKVRAAGLPTEVLGGEEGLVRVSEHPGVDCVVAAVVGAAGLVPTIAAARAGKRLCLANKETLVMAGQLFMQAVEEGNATLIPVDSEHSALFQSMPPGYRTGTTPQGVEKLILTASGGPFREYSVDQLQQVTPAQAIAHPNWNMGPKISVDSATMMNKGLEIIEAHWLFHMPCSKIDVLIHPQSIIHSLVEYADGSQVSQLGMPDMRTPIACALSWPERITTNVKKLDLSKIGQLTFSTPDLQLFPCLRFAFEAIKKGGAAPAILNAANEVAVSTFLEGNIPFLAIPKLIEDALTVLPSSASISSVPDLLMIDRLTRDHVRRKISNFESAKTLI
- the bamA gene encoding outer membrane protein assembly factor BamA translates to MKLTSKHLMKTLLAAALCSSSASVSAFTVNHIRFEGLQRVRPETVRNYLTIKEGKEVDPRDTRKLVEDLYKTGFFEDISLARSNTTLIIRVVERSVISRLNITGNHEIKTEDLMKVLKENGIGEGRTYDKSVFTNIQHSLEGQYFNLGRYNAKVHTKITRLQDNRVDINISIFEGQVSKIKDIRVVGNQTFSSKSLLKDFQLSTTSLFSFISHNDRYAADKLAADLESLRSYYMDRGYLEFQITSTQVTITPDKRDVFITINVKEGKPFILKTYSISTKLTSEIPQLRQLIKMDVGKPFSRKELIDSQKRIVDYFADKGFAFAKVNIQPDVNEKTHEVSVNLDIVPGQRVYVRNVTFDGNTSTKDEVIRRELRQFESSLYSQANVKEGKRRLANLGYLEKVDVDTKPVPGSSNLVDVSYKVTEAPAASANAQIGYSDAVGFVYGANIKHKNFMGTGNSVMLGFEKNDASQNYSFDIYKPYLTISGIGAGFTAYYQKTTPGHVGISNYRMDSYGGSVNFSVPISEYNHFSFGLGYSNIDLMVDHGKCKENQTVYEKFVHEKGNIFDQFTLSMGWSHSSYDRAIFPTEGFRHSLKLNLGVPVAKDSLQYYKVNYDASYYHPLPAHFVFNAKARLGYGDGFGSTSTLPFFLNYYAGGMDTVRSFDDNSLGPIDVNHETIGGNILTTGSLELIMPEWFGEHIRTLLYFDAGNVFDSHFHLKRVDCDNPQKVLAERDFQFDPSRLHYSAGVHLEWLSPFGPLRFSVGYPLNKVTGDFNRPRIFQFSVGTSL